One Ignavibacteriales bacterium genomic window, TTTGCATTCTTCAGCCCCGCTACGTTCCTGGCGAATTCTATCACCGCGCACTGCAGTCCCAGACATATTCCCATAAATGGTATCTTGTTCTCACGTGCATACTGTATCGCCCTTATCTTTCCTTCCGTACCTCTTGCGCCAAATCCCGGGCATACCAGCAGTCCGCTTAGTCCCCGCATCATTGATTTTAGCTTCGACGGACTCTTTTCTATTTCGTCCGCATCCAGCCATTCCAGGTCCACGTGTACTTCATTATAAGCTCCCGCGTGAATGAACGATTCCAGGATACTCTTGTATGCGTCCGGTACCTGGTTGTATTTTCCGCATATTCCTATCTTAACGTTTTTCTTCGGGTGCATTATCTTATTGAGTACCTTCGTCCACCGTGAGAGGTTTGGTGGTCCTGTCTTTAGATTTAGTTTCTTGAGCACCACTTCGTCGAACTTCTCTTTTTTTAAGTTCAATGGCACTTCATATATTGATTTTGCGTCCAGCGCCTGGAATACCGAATCCTTCTCTATATTACAAAATAATGCTATCTTTTCCCGAAGATCCTTGGTCAGAGCCATTTCGCTTCGGCAAAGCAGTATATCTGGCTGTATTCCTATCTCCAGCATTGTCTTCACCGAGTGCTGTGTCGGTTTTGTCTTTAGCTCGCCTGCTGACCGGATAAACGGAACAAGCGTCAGGTGTATCGAAATTGCATTATTCCTTCCGACATCCTGCATCATTTGTCGTATCGCCTCCAAAAACGGCAACGACTCGATATCACCAACCGTACCCCCGATCTCAGAGATTATCACATCGTAGTCTCCGCTTTTCTCGAGAAGTCGTATCCTTCTCTTTATCTCATCTGTAATGTGTGGGATCACCTGTACTGTTGCTCCTAAATAGTCACCCCTGCGCTCTTTTTCTATAACCTTTGCGTATATCTGTCCTGTTGTCATATTGTTTGCTTTCGACATATTCTCGTCGAGGAATCTCTCATAATGCCCGAGGTCCAGGTCGGTCTCAGCTCCGTCATCAGTTACGAATACCTCGCCGTGCTGAAATGGCGACATAGTGCCCGGGTCAACATTAATATACGGGTCCAACTTTTGTATCGTAACCCTGAGTCCTCTGGATTTCAATAGTAAGCCGAGTGAAGCGGATGCTATTCCTTTTCCGAGCGATGATACCACACCGCCTGTGATGAAGATGTATTTTGGCTGTTTTTTCAATTCTACAAAATTTTATATTTTTAAATTACTTTTGCGAATAAATTGGCGTTGAACACCCTGTCGCCTTTTTTAAAAGATTTTTTAAGAAGCCCTTCATGCTCGAATCCGTGTCTTAGTAATAGTTTCTCTGAAGCAGTATTGCCTTCATGTGTGTGCGCGTACAGTCTGACTAAACCCAGGTCTTCAAAAGCCAGCTTCATTAATTGCTTCATTGCGTCACTCATATATCCCTTACCCCAATAAGGTTCACCCAGCCAGTAACCTATCTCTGCTTTGTGATCATCTAATCCCGGCAAAGCCCTTCCCTTCACATTCATACCTATCCCGCCTATGTGAACTCCGTCGAGTTCTATAGCGTAGCCGTAATCTTTCCCGTCTTCCATTTCACGTGTTATTTCTATCCATTCCTTCGCGTCCTTCTCTGTGTATGGATGCGGCACGTTCATTAGCCAGTCACTTACATTCTCATTATTCAATAGTTCAAGTAATGATGGAATATGCTTTTCACTGTATTTTACAAGTTCTACTTTCATCCTTTGACTAATTTCCTCGCCCTCGCCAGATCCGCCTTCGTATCTATTCCTATCGAATCCTTCTTCGTTATTGTTACCCTAATTTTCTCACCCATACTTAGTACCCTCAATTGCTCGAGTTTCTCTACCTTCTCTAATTCGGACTGCTTTGTCTTTGCAAATTTCTTTAAAAAATCCTTTCTGTACGCATACAGCCCTATGTGTTTGTAATACTTGTTCTTTTTCACATCCGGCTTTTCGGAAAATGGTATCACACCCCTCGAAAAATAAATCGCATTTTCCTTAGCATCCAGTATCACCTTCACCGCATGCGGATCCCTCAGCTCTTGTAACTCTTTTATCATAACTGCTAATGTCGCTACATTCAACCTCTTTCTCTTAACTAATGGTTGTACTACTCTGTCTATATCAGCCGGATCGATAAACGGCTCATCACCTTGAATATTCACTACGATATCACAATTTATTCCTTTAACCGCCTCCACTATCCTATCTGTGCCTGACTTGTGCTTCTTTGATGTCATCACTGCCTCTCCGCCGAATCCAAACACCGCATTGTAGATTCTTTTGTCATCCGTTGCTACCAGTACCTGGGTTAGTAATTTCGATTTAAGCGTCTGCTCGTAAACCCTTCTTATGAGGCTCTTCCCGCCGATATCGGCAAGCGGTTTCCCCGGCAAGCGTGTCGATTCATATCGCGCCGGTATTACTCCTATTATCCTCACTTATTGATCACTTTAGGAACTTTCACATACTTTCCGGTTTTCTCCGGGGCATTCTTTAATGCCTCTTCTGTGCTGAGCCATACTTCGACCTTGTCCTCTCGGAAGATATTCTTGGTGTCATTTATATTTTCCATTGGCTCTACGTCGTCCAGTTTCAGCTCATCCAGCTCATCTATAAATTCGAGCACCTTATTGAGCTCCTTCTGCATCTTTTCTTTGCCAGCGTCATCGAATTTCAGCTTTGCCAGTTCGGCAATTTTTTCCACATCTTCTTTACTTACTGCCATAATCTTTATGTTTGAGTTACTAAATTCTTTTCTATTTTACTTCTTATTTCCTCAAGTAAATTCGGATCCTTCCTATAAGGTATCGGCCTGTCTATTGTTACAGTGACATGCCCTGATCTTAACTTGAATTTACCCCTTGGTACTATCTTATATGTGCCGTCTATCGTTACGGGTACTATGTCCACCTTGGCTTCATCAGCCAGCACGAACATTCCCCGCTTAAACTCACCCAGACTCCCATCCGTGCTCCTCGTACCCTCCGGAAAGATCACCACCGAAATTCCGTTCTTGATCTTCTTAGCTGCCTTCTTTAATGATGTTATCGCCGTCCTTACATTCTCACGGTCTATCGGTATATATCCCGACAAATACATTCCCCAGCCGAATATCGGTATCTTTGACAATTGCTTCTTGTAAACAAACCTTATCGTGTTCGGGATCGCCTTCATCAACACCGGGATATCCACGTAGCTTTGATGGTTTGTTACGAATATGTATGATGCTTTTTTATCCAGTAATTCGTGCCCGTGCACGGTTAGCTTCACGCCGAGTATAAAGAGTATTACGTAAGAGAATAGTTTCGGGAGGGGGCGGTGAAGCGTCCCGCCGCTTGTGTCGAACGGGCTGAGTATGATTGCCAGAATTGCTATAAATAATGCATGAATGGCAATTAATATCGCCCTGATATAGGTTAGCACTGGTTAATATAAGGGATGCGAAATAAATTATAAAGTTAGAATGAGATACAGCCGCCTTTATTAAGGGTATAAGGGTTAATATTTTCTTTTTTGAAGCTAAATTGATCCCTATGCATATTTACCTCATTTAAAGACTTGACTTAAGTTTGTTTTTTCAATAAAATATTTACATTAAACTACCATACAATGACTCGTTTATTAAAACATCTTACATTTTTATTTCTTCTCCAGCTTATTCATTGTAATCTTTTCGCGCAGAGAGGGTACGATGGAATATTTGAAAACCATTTCTTTGGTTATTATCCGAGTGCCAGGATGGAGGCAATGGGCAGAGGATTTGTTTCTGTAGAGGGAGATCCGAATTCCTATTTTGTCAATCCTGCCGCGCTTGGAACGTTGCAGGGTCTGAGCCTCACCGGCGGTATTGCAAATAACTATCACGGTGCTGAGGATCCCCAAAATAAATTCTTAAGCGCTTCGTATAATTTTAAAAAGATTGGGACTATTGGTGTAAGCAGGGATTACTCTGACCTTGGTAGTATAAACTTCCATTACTCACCTTCCGGCAGAATACAATACACACCCTATTATGAGACCTATCGCTTATCTTACGCGCGGGAGCTGTTTAAAGATTTTTGGGGCGGGTTTAATTTGGGATTATTCCACTACAATGAGAACGGTGGTAAGTTAGAGGAGTATGGGATTCCTGATATAAATGATAATGTCTTTATGCTGGATATTGGCTTATTAAAAAAAATAGTAATGGTAAAAGGTGATTATGATATGGATGTCGATCTGGCATTTAGTGTTTTCAACTTAAATCAGGGTAGTCTGGAATTTAATCCCTACGACATCGAATCGGAGTTGCCGGTCATCTCTCGGTTAGGAGCTTCTTATGATCTGAGGCTAAATATCCCCGGCTCACCTTGGAATACGACCTTTTTAAAGATATTATACACGCTGGAGTATCAGGAGGTTTTAAATGCCACATTCTATGATGGAATTAAAACCGGCTTGGAACTTACTTTGTTTGAGATTTTTAGTTTGAGAGGTGGATTCTATGCTTTGAATAATGAGAGAGTGAGTAGTATCGAGGGGTGGAGATATGGTAATATAAATGAATTTACATTTGGATTGGGTGTGATTGTGCCGTTCAAAACCATCGGTGTAACAAAGATTCCTTTCACTGTAAAATTCGATGCCGCTATCATGCCACAGCCGGCTTATATTACGCAAAGACCTACTGTAGCTGAAGAGAATTACAAAAATATTAATATCTTCAATCTTATCGCAAATATTCAGTTCTAAATATTCATTCACTGATTCCCTTCCTTTCCCATCAATTTTACTGGACTTAACATTACGGCATGTCCACTCGTATGTTTTAGAGAAGAATAGTTTGAAAAATGGACGTATATGGACTATTTTAAATTAGAAACTAACCATTATTTATTGATGAAAAGATTTATAATACTTTTCGTGCTTCTTATAGGAGTACTTCTCAGAACCTCCACTGCATTTTCACAATACCAGCTTCAGCGGGTTTTCTCGGCGAATACTTTTAATAATCCGCTGGAAATGGTCGATCCGCAGGACGGAACCGACAGGATATTTGTTGTATGTCAGAGGGGACAGATATGGGTAATGAATACCCTTAATCCGTCCGAACCGGGAAAACTCTTCCTTGATGTTTCTGATCTCGTGCCTCAAAGCGGGTTTGAACCCGGACTCCTTGGGCTTGCATTTCACCCGGACTATGAGAATAACAGATACTTTTATATCTACTATTCGGTCACAAGTCCTACACGGTCAGTGATCGCGAGATATGAGACAAGTCCTACAAATCCTGATTCGGCTTTAAAAAGCAGTGAGTTCAGAATACTAATTGATACAATGGCTACAGCTTCTCACTTCGGCGGCAAAATTGCATTTGGTCAGGACAGTTTATTATATATTAGTTTTGGAATGGGTGCGGGGCAGGGAGATCCCCCCAATAATGCGCAAAACCTTACTCTTCTTCGTGGAAAGATTCTTCGCATCGATATAGATTCCACCGATGGCGGATTAAATTATAAAATACCCCCCGACAACCCCTTCGTTGACAGCACGTCAGGTGAAAGGAAAGAGATATTCGCGTGGGGTTTTAGGAATGTGTGGAAATTCTGCTTCGATAATGACGGCAAACTCATTGCCGCTGACGTCGGGCAGAATACATACGAGGAAATAGACATTGTAAATAAAGGAAAGAATTATGGATGGAGAATAATGGAGGGTACTAATTGTTATAATCCAACTCCGTGCGACACGACAGGTCTGACATTGCCAATATTCCAATACCCGAGGAGTGAGGGTATATCAATTTCGGGCGGGTACCAGAGTACCTCGCCGGCATATCCGGGCATAAACGGCAGGTATGTTTACGGTGATTATGGGTCGGGAAAAATTTGGGCTTTGAATTATGGAACTGTTCCGGCTGTCACCGAGATGCTGATGGATAGTCCTTACAGTATATCATCCTTTGGGAAAGACAGGGACGGCAATATATATGTTTGTGATATAACGGGCGATAGGATTTACAAGCTGATAGATAATACCGTCGGTATTCATGCCATAGGCAGTTTGAATAACGGATATTCTCTAGAACAGAATTATCCAAACCCGTTCAATCCGGCTACTAAAATAAAATACTCTATCGCGCGTTCACAGAATGTAAAGCTGAGGGTCTATGACAATACCGGCAGAGAAGTCGCCGTATTGGTGGACAGGTTTCAGATCTCGGGAAGCTATGAGGTGGTCTGGAATGCGAGCAATTACCCATCCGGCGTATATTACTACACTCTTTCCGCCGGTGATTTCGA contains:
- a CDS encoding 1-acyl-sn-glycerol-3-phosphate acyltransferase, which translates into the protein MLTYIRAILIAIHALFIAILAIILSPFDTSGGTLHRPLPKLFSYVILFILGVKLTVHGHELLDKKASYIFVTNHQSYVDIPVLMKAIPNTIRFVYKKQLSKIPIFGWGMYLSGYIPIDRENVRTAITSLKKAAKKIKNGISVVIFPEGTRSTDGSLGEFKRGMFVLADEAKVDIVPVTIDGTYKIVPRGKFKLRSGHVTVTIDRPIPYRKDPNLLEEIRSKIEKNLVTQT
- a CDS encoding GNAT family N-acetyltransferase, translated to MKVELVKYSEKHIPSLLELLNNENVSDWLMNVPHPYTEKDAKEWIEITREMEDGKDYGYAIELDGVHIGGIGMNVKGRALPGLDDHKAEIGYWLGEPYWGKGYMSDAMKQLMKLAFEDLGLVRLYAHTHEGNTASEKLLLRHGFEHEGLLKKSFKKGDRVFNANLFAKVI
- a CDS encoding CTP synthase yields the protein MKKQPKYIFITGGVVSSLGKGIASASLGLLLKSRGLRVTIQKLDPYINVDPGTMSPFQHGEVFVTDDGAETDLDLGHYERFLDENMSKANNMTTGQIYAKVIEKERRGDYLGATVQVIPHITDEIKRRIRLLEKSGDYDVIISEIGGTVGDIESLPFLEAIRQMMQDVGRNNAISIHLTLVPFIRSAGELKTKPTQHSVKTMLEIGIQPDILLCRSEMALTKDLREKIALFCNIEKDSVFQALDAKSIYEVPLNLKKEKFDEVVLKKLNLKTGPPNLSRWTKVLNKIMHPKKNVKIGICGKYNQVPDAYKSILESFIHAGAYNEVHVDLEWLDADEIEKSPSKLKSMMRGLSGLLVCPGFGARGTEGKIRAIQYARENKIPFMGICLGLQCAVIEFARNVAGLKNANSTEFKESKNNVIDIMEYQKTVKVKGGSMRLGAYPCIIDKKTLAYKCYKKEFVNERHRHRYEVNNMFRHTLGEHGLIFSGLSPDESLVEMIELPKSVHPFFIASQFHPELKSRVIEPHPIFREFVKAAKEHAG
- the kdsB gene encoding 3-deoxy-manno-octulosonate cytidylyltransferase translates to MRIIGVIPARYESTRLPGKPLADIGGKSLIRRVYEQTLKSKLLTQVLVATDDKRIYNAVFGFGGEAVMTSKKHKSGTDRIVEAVKGINCDIVVNIQGDEPFIDPADIDRVVQPLVKRKRLNVATLAVMIKELQELRDPHAVKVILDAKENAIYFSRGVIPFSEKPDVKKNKYYKHIGLYAYRKDFLKKFAKTKQSELEKVEKLEQLRVLSMGEKIRVTITKKDSIGIDTKADLARARKLVKG
- a CDS encoding PQQ-dependent sugar dehydrogenase, which gives rise to MKRFIILFVLLIGVLLRTSTAFSQYQLQRVFSANTFNNPLEMVDPQDGTDRIFVVCQRGQIWVMNTLNPSEPGKLFLDVSDLVPQSGFEPGLLGLAFHPDYENNRYFYIYYSVTSPTRSVIARYETSPTNPDSALKSSEFRILIDTMATASHFGGKIAFGQDSLLYISFGMGAGQGDPPNNAQNLTLLRGKILRIDIDSTDGGLNYKIPPDNPFVDSTSGERKEIFAWGFRNVWKFCFDNDGKLIAADVGQNTYEEIDIVNKGKNYGWRIMEGTNCYNPTPCDTTGLTLPIFQYPRSEGISISGGYQSTSPAYPGINGRYVYGDYGSGKIWALNYGTVPAVTEMLMDSPYSISSFGKDRDGNIYVCDITGDRIYKLIDNTVGIHAIGSLNNGYSLEQNYPNPFNPATKIKYSIARSQNVKLRVYDNTGREVAVLVDRFQISGSYEVVWNASNYPSGVYYYTLSAGDFEKTGKLILLK
- the gatC gene encoding Asp-tRNA(Asn)/Glu-tRNA(Gln) amidotransferase subunit GatC, which translates into the protein MAVSKEDVEKIAELAKLKFDDAGKEKMQKELNKVLEFIDELDELKLDDVEPMENINDTKNIFREDKVEVWLSTEEALKNAPEKTGKYVKVPKVINK